The Pleuronectes platessa chromosome 22, fPlePla1.1, whole genome shotgun sequence region gtttgcacCTCTAAATGACGAATTAacaagtttcattttattactttaaTGTTGAATTAGTAAGCTTTTACAAGGACTTTGTtggttttagaaaaaaacagcaagtttTTAAGTTTCACCATTAAGTTTCCAGTCTTaatgctatgctaagctaaactaATAGGCTGCTGACTGTATCATTGACACATGAGAATGGTATATATCTTATCTAACTCTTGGCAACACAGTGAATAATTGTTTGCCTTTAAATGTTGAACTGTTTCATAAAATATAACCTTATGTTTGAAAACCTTTGCCCCATCGTGCGATCAGTAATTTGATTTACACTTGACAATTATCCCTCTGCAACAACAAGAAATACTTATGCCTACAAAATGATATTTTAATTAGCAGTGTCCTATTTCTAGACTCAGTGCATCACAGTCACTCTACAAGGCTTTCCTTGTTCAAAGGCTTTGTCAAATGTGCCCCACAAGGAAACTTAATTTGCCCAAATTTGGAAGATGCAACTAGGACATCTTAGATAAAGGGAAAGTCATTCCCTTTATCTTTCATGTACAATAACTCACAATGATGGTGGCAATGAATCCTCTGCAGAGCTCCAGGCGAGGAGCTTATACCTTTATATGAGGAAGTCCCTAAAATAGGACCCAGATATTGTATCTCTAAGGACCCAAAAGGGCCACTCTGTGTAACCCCTTAGTAAACCCTAATCACCAGGCATGTGAGTGCATCTTCAGCCAAGTGACCCGGTTGGACTGAGGGAGAATGCTGCACACTTGTGCAATGCCTTTCATAGTCCTTCAGATCTTCAGATGGCTCATGGTGTTGGCACCCGCTAAGACTTCCCAGTGTAGAATCTGGGACTGACTTCAATGGGTGCAGTGATCAGTTGTGAGCCTCATAAATCCCATTTCCAAGGTCCCAGCTTAGCGTGAAGTGCGCTTTGAATGCTTGTGGTCCCACTTGTACTTTAGAAACCCTTCTACAACAGCAGCTGGATGCAAGGCACAAAGGTCACAACTCGTAACATTCTTTAACCTGCCACaatttcattcatatttgatGTTATTCAAAGTGAGGATTGTTACAAGTCCCGTATATTTTTAAGCTGACATTGAAAAAGTCCAGAATTTTAAGATCTACATACACATCTTCAATTTAATGTCCTTTTCTTTTACCTTAAACTTAAACCTCACTTCTGCTTGTGTCACCAAGCCAAGATAAGACACGTGTACAGACATGGAATGCAAAAAGTTGAAAAGCTAATGCTGTGAGGGAGAAGCCCTGTAATTCTCACTGTCAACGTCAAAGCAGACAGGCTCTGAATCATCCCAATTTTAAACCTGTAGTTGAGTTCAAAGTGTTTCGCTCTTGTTTTCTTTGCCCATAATCACTTGCAGGCAAGCTGCTGGAAGAATTATAATTGGGTAAAAAGGCAGGAAACTGGGGTACTTGAATCTGTCCTTCTttattacataaaataaaaattggaATATTTGTGAAAATGAAAGTGCTCTAAGAACAGACAGCTGTAATTTATTGGTAGGTTTCTAACGTTTGACTTTTGCTTAATTTTGTTGGTGGCACGTTAAGGAGACCAGGAATGAATTAGGCTCACCCAATTGATCGTTGCCCGTTTAATGTTGTGGCCAATCGATTGTTGACAACCATTTGAGTATTGCCTGataaaatgtcctttttgttgtttatattcTGAGAACTACAAGTGGGTTATCCTCATGGTAAAGTCTATTCCAATCAGGTTGGACCAAATCTCTTTCGGTTTGTCACATACCTGAGCACCAGTGGGCGACCCGGCTGCTTTCTTTGACAGAGACCTAGTCGACTGCTATTTGGCATCTGTGTAAAAGCGGTCCATTCACAAGGAGAAGTGAGCGGCGCTTGTTTTTCCAAAGCCGTTCGAAGGCAAGATTAGAGGCCCGGCAGTAAACTTTGACCCTGAGATTTAATATCGCTGCCTAACAACGCTTGTTCCCAAGCGCTCGGGTGATAGGAGCAAACCTATACATGCTTGCACTGTGAACCAGGTCAGTTGATGAGGATTAGCGTGATACGCGTTTATGCTTGGTTTGGGATTGAGTATCAGGCTGTAAAATCAGATTCTGTCgtgctgtgtgtattttgttaTGCATAGAGGAGCTTTGTAAAACAGTGCAGCATAGCGTGTTTAGAGCGATGTACGAGCTGGAGCTTTGTGACAGCGGCCTCCTGGTTCCAATACATCCTCCCTCTATTACTATCAATGAGTTATGCACAGTAGTTAAATCACTACTCTCTCTGCCAACCGCTGTCCCCCATTCATCTGCAGATCAACAGGTGACAGATGAAGACATGAGTGAAGCCAGGACTCCTGTTATGCGATGCATTATGCAGGCGTGGATCAGATATCCCTAGTTTTCCCAAAAGTGAGTTAAAATACAACGAGATGTCAAAGGTTCGGGATTCCGTACAAGTTTAGAAATTCTTCCCCTGAGCCAGGAGTATCGGATCTCCAGTCCATCCCTCCCTTCTCTGATGACCACACAACCGCCCTGGGTCCACTGTTTTAAACTGGAGGCCAGCACAGGGGAACGGACCAGCACCCATGCATGAAAATCCAGTTTCTAATGAGCCGTAAAACATGGATTTACTTGCCATTGGTTATGCTTTTAATGGTGTTATTATGTAATTTATGACCTTGAGCCATTTCACAGTGAAAGCAACATGATAAATACAACACCAGAAACTCACGTGAATCAATGGTTGCCTGTTATTGTCAGAAACTGCAGTCACATTTTTACAAGAGCAGTAATGGAGAGCATTTTAATCCAACTATGGACATTTTTTGACATGACTGGCATTCAAGCAGACGCAgctgagagggagagtgagaaaaACCGAGAGATAAAGAGCTGTTGTGACTCTTGTTGTGACTCTGCCCTGGAGAATTCATGGATACTCACTAATTTGCAGACAAGGTTTGTTGTGAAGCAATTTATCTTAAATACTTTGGTCAGAGCTGACTAAAGGCACCAATTTAACATTTGACAAGTAGTATTTTTGAGGTACGCTAGCATGACCCTTGGATTTTAATGACTAGTTGGTTAAAGGTTCCCATGCCTCTTTTCTACAGGAATGGGAAAAAGGGCCTTGTAAGTTTTTTCATTCACCGAATCAGAGATGGTGACTGAACTCAAGGTTTTTGCTGTTTCGGCTTCACTCAGTCTGGTGTGAAACTGAAGGTTATGATGACGTGGATATTTGTGTAACTGTGGCTACATCCATTCACGTTTTGATTTGATAACGCATCAACTCTGCTATGGATAAGCCTGGCCCTGTTGGTTACCACGCTACTTTGAAACAAcctcttgctgattgggtctttgcTGGTACAACGTAATCTTTGCTGCCTCGTCAAGCTCCTATCACATTACCCCCTTCCAGAAGAAAACACCAAGCATCAGCCTCGGTTACCAGTGTAGAATGCAACAGGGATAATAATTTACAAGCGTTGCTgatcctgttgtctttgctatgAACTGTTTAActctgcatttcactttttgcCTGGATAAGAACCTTTATGTTTACACTGGCACACCAATGCCCAGTGTCCGCGAGTGGTCACATGTTATTTGTTTTCAGGCCTGTTTGTATGGTTGGGGGTTCAAACGGATACGGAGCCAAGATGCTTGTGTGTAGGGAGATCGGTTTAGTTTTCAAACTGACACGTGGTGGTATGGATGTAGCTTGACATTGCAGGGTCAGTTATCTAATCTTTTGACTTTACCATTACTTGTTGTACTTTTAAACGCAATATATTCCTTGGTTGTTCACTTTAAATCTGACCGAATTCAAATGCCATTGTCAATCTAAAAGAGGTTGTGACACATCAGAGACGGTGCTGAAAAACTCACTTCATGCTTCATAAGCTGCCTTTGCATTTCACCCACCAGTGAGTGGACTCTACAGACTTAATGCTCCAGCGTTTTCCATCTGACACACAGCTCTACAGCAGGGATTCAGTTTCAGTGTTTATTTTTGAGCGTGGTAGCACGTCGTCCTGAgaattcctcttcctcccactcgcCTCCTCAAACTTGGACCACTTTCTGCATACTAAAACCACCGTAACCCACCCTGCCTCTCGCttgctttctctccctctctctctttctcacacacacacacaaatgagtcACCTTATTCTTGTCATGTCTGCAGTTTGCCACATTGTACGTAGGCTGAAATAACGAAATTACATGCTCACCTTAAGATGAAGCATTCCAGCTTGTGTAATCCCCTGCTTAAAGGCAAGAGATACTGAGAGAAATGAATAATTATTTTTGTAGACCCTGGTTACCGCTCTTATCACAAAAATCCTCCCACTCGTGATAATGTATGTCTGATCCTTGAATCCTTGTGCGTCATTGCGCTGGCCTGTAATTCCTACTCATATTCAACAAAGTAAGAGGGAGAGATACTGACGGATATTACAACTCAACGTGTTTAACCTCTCGGTTAACAAGGTGGCCAGGTTAAAAGGTGCCTTAAACCTTCAACTAGGCAGAGAGTAAAAACACTGCAAGTTGAACAGCTTTCTTTTGCTAACTTAACTTATACAGTGACTTGGCAAAAGATGGTTAAAAGCTATGGTACTGGTTGATATATAACCTGAAGAAACAAGACTTTATACACAATATGTCCGTAGTTTCCAGTTCAACCAGGGTGATCAGATCCTAGTCTCAAACATGATGACATAAACACTTTGTGATGGAGACTTTTTGACGTGAGCAGGCAGCCATGCGGTTGTATGTAAATATAACTACTGAGCGGAGGTCATGGGGTCACTATGGGGGAATGACACAAATCCTCTGTCTCTGGAGCAGCTGAGGCCCTTCACACATTCCTTTGGGTGATGGCACCACCACTGGCCAATTAGTGGCTGGCGTCCAACAAGAGGGTCCTATCTGGATGTACTTCAGATGAATCAGCTGACCCGTTGGCCCTTCAAATGCAAACATTTGTTTCTCCTGAGGGCTGGTTTAGAGTTCAGGGCAGAGTAGGAAACTAGGTGTTGGGGATATGCACATATCTTTGTAATTGTGCCCCGGTCCCTCCGTAACTGCAGCGGTAAATGTCTGTCAAATACCCTTTGGGTACATTTATCAGAGGTCGCTCAGGTCAAACATGAACAGAATTAATGAAAAAGGACCACATAAAGAAAACTGTATTTCTCCTGGAAAGCTCCTGAATGGCCACACATTTTGAATCTCCTTATTCTGGCGGAAAATATGAATTTGTGTGTTATATTTAGAATTGCAGGGTATTCGTGTCCAAAATAAATTTGTGGTCACCTCTTTTGGGTGGTCATGCTTTAACTGCTTCCTGTTTGAGTTTTCATTCCCATTTCCATTTGCCTGGAAGCAGGACAGCTAGACAAATATAGACCAAACAGAAGATGCCACAtgcctcttttcttctttctccactTGAAAAGAATGAAAGGCTTctcgttttttctttctttctgggAATGTTAGCCCCCAAAGAATGTGGGAAGGAAATTCCACGAGGAGAAGATAACAAACACAGCCAGTGTTAGTTGTGTCTGTGGCTGGTTGGCGGTGGGCAGCAGGTGAACTTCACAGAAGATTGACCGCCTATGCAGGGCCCGCACGTCTGGTTAGACTCTATTCACTGGCTCAAATTATCACTCGTTTCTACACTCCCCCCTCCGGGCCTTCCACAATAAGCCCCCTTACTCCCAACATGAGTGAAAGCAAACAAATCAAAGTCACCACGGAGCGTTTTCACCTCGCCAGCAGTTACATGAGGGTCCTGCACGCAGATAAGATCTTCAGATCCCTAATCCCAATATAGAGGGAAGCCTGTTAaaacagaggacacacactgcaccCTGTTCCCTCTAACGACTATGTtcagtttaaattttttttttaatcagcaaAAAACGACTGAAGTCACGTTTTACCTTTCTGATCTGAATAATAACCTGACAAATCAAAACCTAGCTGGATGTGGCATCCTGTTCTGCTACGAGTACCATCTTTGAATGGATAGGAGCAGTCGTCCCAAAAATCTTGATCTTCCACGGTGCATGGAGGAGGCCTCTTACGCCTTCCCTTGAATTTCTGTATCAAACTGAAAAGGGCCTTTAGTGTTTATTTTCCCCATTGGTCCTCATTGGCAAATTGAAGCAATGCAGAAAATCGGATAAACGGATTAACTGTGGTGCCACCCTGGTGCTGAAATGGTATTTATCAGGGGGTTTGCTAAGGCCTCCTACTGGCAGAGGCAGTGTATTATATGATGGCCCGCAGAGGAAAGCCCAGAGCTATATGTCAAAGGTATCCGGGAGTTTGCTCTGATCagtctttctcctctcttcacagtGATTCGTGCAAAAGTTGTGGGCAAGAAGCTCCTGAGAGACGGACCTTTTGGAACGATGCGCTACACAGTCAAGCAAATGAAGGTGAGAGAGTCGACCGTCGTTCAAGACACCATTTCTCGGCTTTAAAGcgaaaaaagacacaaagacatgagtggtatcaatcttctcatccaaCTTTAACTAATCTAACTTGAGCGATAAGGCAGTGAGTTTCTTAATTTTGGGGATGGATTGCACATGGTTAGGTTGGGATGTAGGGGCGTACCTTGGAGTAGATGTTCAAGTGATTAatacatttctttaacattatgtGCTAAAAGTGCCCACCGCCATTTTGGGTTGCCATTTTTTTAGGTTCAGTGCTCCACATCCCAGTGAAACTTGAggtgtggtttgttttttatgtatcGCACTGATTCAAGTTATCATCACCTTTTAGGGATCCATAATTTAAACAGTACCAACCTTAGATGTTAGCTTCACTTTTGGTTTGGTTTTCGTTATTGCCCCTTATGTGATAGGCTTCATTTTAACAGTGAGTGGACCTTTTCAGGTAGAGTTGAAGACGGAAAAATCTGTGattctgaatttttatttttatttcatttaagaGGTTGGTCTCACTTTAAAGCTCTTACATTTAATGTTGCAGAATCTCTTTAGCTACCATGACGTCTGTCCGTCCCCTCAGCTTCTGTATGACAGCTGAAAATCAGTTCAGGATGCTAATCCCgttcttcacttcctctgtaTTCTTACATAACGCTGCATATTCTGACAGATGCCGACATCGGCCCATTGCTCAGACAGGAGCCAGGCCGGAGGATTAGCAGGCTTACAGGCATTAGAGCTCAACCAAACTCTGCACTTCGAGTGTAAACATTGCAACAGAGTCGTGCACTGCATCTGTACAATCAATAATAAAGGCATTGAGTGGCCTCTTGGTAGTGAAGCACACCGATCACCACTATAAGGATTATCCTCAGGAATTAGATGTGACCTTTGTACCTCTTgggttatttgtttgtgttccagCCTGTTGGTTTATACTGCATACAGTGGTTTTCTATGTGGGCTGATAAAGATAACTCCTTCAGAATTTCAACAAATCCTTTGAGACAAATGCCTTCAGCTTTACCAAGCCTCCACAGTTTGGGGCCTTACTAACTTAGTCTGTTTTTCTGGGAGCGACAAATCTAAACAGGGATTTCCTGTTGTTCCCAGACAAATAAATCACACTGAAATAAACGTTCTCAGGCCAAACACTTACTTCTATCTCTACCTGAGTTGACAAAATGGACCCGAAGCACACAGTTTAGCGATGACCTTGCTCAAACAGCATCAAAGTCGCAGCACATTACACATAATCATGTTATCTATGATTTAGTTATGAGCAGAGTCTAATACTCTTTTCCCCACGAGGCTTTCCTCGGGGAATGTCATCTGATAAAGTCGGGGCACTGTTTTCATTCCACGTTATTTATGTGTGATCTTGAGTAAAGGCTGCAGTGGCAGGGTGAGGGGCACAACATAACTCCATGTTTGGTTCTCATGTCTTACAGATGTACAAAGGATTTGACAAAGTCCAGCATGTGCAGCACATTTACACGAGCGCCTCTGAGAGTTCGTGTGGCGTCAAGTTTGACATCAACAAGTACCAGTACCTGATAACAGGTAAGACGATGGTTTTTCTATAATGGATCAAGAAGCGAAACTACTTGTTTACATTTCTCAACCTCTCTGTGGGAAGATATTCTCAAAATTCATTTCCTGCCTTTCCGGGACCTATCAACTATGTccctttttaaaatgaattgaGTTTTGCTAAGGTGTCATCAGTAGAGAACTGCAGTGAGATAACAGGTGGTTGTAGTATATACGTAGGCAACGATTATTCTCTACACATATACAAGCACCTGTTATGACATGACCCAAGTTCTGATATATGAAAAAGAAAGTTCCATACACTGAGGAAGACCCTAGAATATATCTAACAGTTCAGGAACCAAGCCAGGTTAATAAAACAGATACGTTTTTCCCAGGTGAAGGACAACTGAAGACGTCCTTTCTCACCAAGGACGTCTTCAGTTGTCCTGTGACACAAACTTTCCCACTGTTTATAACCTATGCCACCGTGCAAGGAGGCAAATGCGCTCATTTCCTTCAGCCTCTCAAgccaggagcagcagagagttttctctctcacacaactTGTAATTAACAGCTATAGCAGGAAGTGGCTGGCATTTTCCAGCAGAAGCGTTTTATGAGTTGCTATTTCCAACGGAGGTGCAGTTTACTTTGGACCCTGCGGTGCTTGGTGTACGTAACCGTTGCTAAGACCCGACCTAGAACTACTGCAGCCATACACCCTGCAATACGAGTGCAACGAACTGCCGTTGCCGGGCAGCGACGGCGGTGTTTACGCAGCCTGGGTGCAAGTGACATCATAGTCGTCTTTCGCTGCTCTCAGGGCATCTATAATAAGTCCTGCATATGATCAGGACTGCATTACAAGCAATTTAAACACACCAGGGTGGGAGAAATGAGCTCCTTCAGTCTGCTTTGATCAAGCTCCGAGTGCTGCAGCCCTGATTAGTATTTTAGGAGCATGTCACACACTCAACACCATGTAATAAGCCCGCAAGTGACGCCAGTAATATCACTAAGGGGATGCGGGCCAAGCGGAAGGGTCGAAGAAGCACATATTTGCGAGCTGTCAAATTCCTGCGTGGTGACAACACCACGACAAATCATGATGTTCCTGAGTGCTCGCGGGCTGTTGTGCTGCACCTGTCTCAGGAATCGGTAAGCCGCGATAGGTCCCGCACTAAAAATAGATGTCAGCTGACCTTTCGATATTCAGAAATAGGGGTGTTGGTATAATATGGGCTTACTCTGTGAGGTTGTCTTACCATACATAAACAAATTGGATTGCGTGAGCAATGTGTTTATATTATCCTATGTTACATACAAAGGATTATGAAATTAGACAAGTGTCTAAGAGTGGAAGTATGATCTCATTGTTTAGTGTGGATCGCAGATCGCTATGAAATTTTGCgaagacattcatggtccccagaggctGAATCCTCCTCATGCCGTTGGATCTCATGACTCTTTACACGATGCCAGCATGAGATTCAGAATCCCGTCATTTTAATAAAGGCACATTAACTCAACATGTGAACTTATCCCTTTCCTTCTTTGCTTCCTCAGGTCGAGTGTACAACGGCAAGGTCTACACTGGCCTGTGCAACTTCAACGAGCAGTGGGACCGCCTCTCATTGGCTCAGAAGAAGGGGATCAACCATCGCTACCAGCTGGGCTGCAGCTGCAGGGTGAGTGCAAACCAGAAACCTACGTCCAGCGAGGACAGGGAAGATGAGGCGGAAAGAGGAGGCTGTGCAactaaaaacaaagaataaactGCTGATATAAAGTCCACTTTAGCGCTTACCATTGATAAGAGGCAGGAAAACGCTTTAATATTTACTGTGACTCTATGAGAAGGATTAAACCAAGTCATGCTCTACAATGCTACAGATAAACTACTACATCAAATGGAGACTTGGAGCAACACTAAAAATGACCTTCATGGTTACATATCATTGGTGCAATATAACCAGTCCATAGAGACTAATTTCCACCATTATCCATCATGGAGGTCAAGCATAGaaagaaatggagagaaaaCTGGTTTTAGGAATAGCCTTGGCAGTTGATGACAGCTCTGAAATCTCTTCATTCCCAGTTTTATATGACTCAAGCACGTAGCCTGCCGCTGTGCAGCTGCTGACCCGCCTGCTAAACGTCCTACTGTACAGCAGTGTCCTGGACATCTGCTAACACCATCGGCCCCTATCAGAATAAGTGGATTAGCAGAGAGACCGTTTTGTTCCCCGATTGGGTCACTGCCTGCATACTGTGTTCAGTGTGTACATGGCAGCAGACCAGAGGCATCCAGAGAGGGCCGTCAATCAACTGAGATGTCAGCGTGAGAGTCCGTGAGCACAGACAGGCATAAACGTCATTGCACTCATTAAACGCACGCGTCCTCCGCATTGCACCTCAGGTTTAATGCACTGGAAAGCAGGAAGCGTGTCATACCGTTTAGAaaattaaaagcactcaaaCTAGGAAGTTATGTTGAACAGTTCTGAAGCGTGGAGGGCAGACTATGACAAAAACATCCAGAATGGGAAGAGTGCCCTCTAATTGAAATTGCTGTTGCATTCACACCCAGATAAGTGCAGCTCTTTGCCGCCGATGAGTCTTTGACTCCGTTCATCACCTCTCGGAGTTGTCATGTGGATCTTCCTGTCGGTTCCTGCTGCACATTCATCCATGAAGCTGCTTTTTGTGCGAGCACCTGGGGGAGCAATGCACCAGTACAGGCTCAATCGCATCTAGCTTAATCCTTCAGAAACTACAAAGACATCAGTGCTTCAGGAAGCCGGCTGACGATCATTTAACATTTCACAGCAGAGCCTTTGCTTACTTGATTTGCCCGTAATTATTTCAATAGCTGCCTTTTTACACCCGATCTGTCAATCGGTTGAAGTAATTGACTGAAAACAAAAGCTGTAAAGCAAAACATTTAGGATCTATTAAATGCATGTTCACCATTTACTATTTCAGCCAAATCATAGGCATACTGAACACTCTCTTTCCTTAATGATCAAAACTTTCCTTTTGTACAGTGGTGAAATTTTTCATATGAAAGTTGTTCATTAAGGGAGCCTCATGTCATTCTGCAAAAAATAATGGATTGTCCCTCATTttgagaaatatgaatatttatttttggtaGGGGAGTTTTTacccagtgtttcccattaattatgtAGACTGTGGCAGCGCCCTGAATTCATCATGATCTCCCAAAAATTACGAATCTTAGGTTCAGCTGCAGTTGAGGCATACAACGCAGATCTTTCTATCATGCGAGAACTTCTATTTCACTTTTGTACTAATCTTTGTTAAGTTGTAAATAAATTTAAGTTATTGTTGTTGCTCGTACACAGTTTTTGTTTcctcaaggttaaatttttacctttgtctctgtctgtagaTCAAGCCCTGCCG contains the following coding sequences:
- the LOC128428533 gene encoding metalloproteinase inhibitor 3; translation: MQSVVQHLISLLFVFSSLHLHQLTEGCSCAPSHPQDAFCNSEIVIRAKVVGKKLLRDGPFGTMRYTVKQMKMYKGFDKVQHVQHIYTSASESSCGVKFDINKYQYLITGRVYNGKVYTGLCNFNEQWDRLSLAQKKGINHRYQLGCSCRIKPCRYLPCFVTSKNECLWTDMLSHFGNSGYQSRHYACIQQKEGYCSWYRGMTSRDKTTINATDP